The Siniperca chuatsi isolate FFG_IHB_CAS linkage group LG9, ASM2008510v1, whole genome shotgun sequence genome includes a region encoding these proteins:
- the tars2 gene encoding threonine--tRNA ligase 1, cytoplasmic, protein MAVTQLFRLVTCRSAARATLRAHRRYSKVCPALSERLRVFESLREKQGNKKRVEATETPLSIRLADGRTVKGTAGVTTPLFVAQSVRLKGALVSKVNGELWELGQPLEADCELQLLGFDTVEGRQAAWRTGACLLGEVLERVFGAEVCREGASELGLYCDHLLDNRTLSLSDVEERCKQAAALKLPLSKLELNTEEVRELFQNSKLRLQLVEEQMNGPTVTVYRCGDSIAVCNGPLLPHTGLLKVFKMLQLSPVTLANQTESSGLMRLIGVAFPGERDKEEWEKEQEEARRRDHRRIGTDQELFFFNDVSPGSCFFLPKGAHIYNTLTDFIKSEYRRRGFTEVVTPTLYSTALWERSGHWEHYSENMFTVTSEGSQTYALKPMNCPAHCLMFEQRVRSWRELPMRWADFGALHRNELSGTLGGLTRVRRFCQDDAHIFCTPEQLQEEIVACLDFVRRVYQVFGFSFHCLLSTRPTTCLGEPEQWDNAEQQLERSLQQFGECWEFNPGDGAFYGPKIDIQIKDAIGRQHQCATIQLDFQLPIRFDLQYVGRDGQLSRPVMIHRAVLGSLERMIAILAENFGGKWPLWLSPAQVMVIPVGGNSESYGKQVVRQFREAGFMADLNDDQGATLNKKIRSAQLAQYNYIFVVGDKESESGTVNVRSRGGKQLGRRPTEEVLTSLTQLRDTRSNRDEF, encoded by the exons ATGGCGGTGACGCAGCTGTTTCGGCTGGTTACCTGTCGGTCGGCAGCTCGTGCGACACTTCGCGCACACAGGAGGTACAGCAAG GTGTGCCCAGCTTTATCTGAGCGACTGCGAGTGTTTGAGTCcctcagagaaaaacaaggcaATAAGAAGAGAGTTGAAGCTACAGAAACACCCCTCAGTATCCGACTGGCGGACGGCCGGACAGTAAAGGGAACAGCTGGTGTCACCACGCCTCTCTTTGTTGCTCAGAGTGTCCG TCTGAAAGGAGCGCTGGTCAGTAAGGTGAATGGGGAGCTGTGGGAGCTTGGACAGCCCCTAGAGGCAGACTGCGAACTACAACTTCTGGGGTTTGACACAGTTGAGGGTAGACAG GCAGCATGGAGGACAGGAGCATGTCTCCTGGGCGAAGTGTTGGAGAGGGTGTTTGGTGCAGAGGTGTGCAGAGAAGGAGCGTCAGAGCTCGGGCTTTACTGTGACCACTTGCTGGACAACAG AACCCTGTCTCTGAGTGATGTGGAGGAGAGATGTAAACAGGCTGCAGCCCTCAAACTTCCTCTGTCCAAACTGGAGCTGAATACAGAAGAGGTCCGAGAGCTCTTCCAG AACAGTAAGCTGAGACTGCAGCTTGTTGAGGAGCAGATGAATGGCCCCACTGTCACAGTATACAG GTGTGGGGACAGCATAGCAGTCTGCAACGGCCCCCTCCTCCCACACACTGGCCTCCTCAAGGTTTTCAAGATgctccag CTGTCGCCTGTGACCCTGGCCAATCAGACAGAGTCCTCAGGTTTGATGCGTCTTATAGGTGTGGCCTTTCCAGGTGAGAGGGACAAGGAGGAGTGggagaaggagcaggaggaggcgaggaggagggACCACAGACGCATTGGGACA GACCAGGAGCTGTTCTTCTTTAATGACGTGAGTCCAGGCAGTTGCTTTTTTCTGCCTAAAGGAGCCCACATCTACAACACTCTCACTGACTTCATTAAG AGTGAATACCGAAGGCGAGGCTTCACCGAGGTCGTGACCCCAACTCTGTACAGCACTGCATTATGGGAGCGCTCGGGCCACTGGGAGCACTACAGCGAGAACATGTTCACTGTGACATCAGAGGGCTCTCAGACCTACGCTCTCAAACCTATGAACTGTCCTGCACActg TCTTATGTTTGAGCAGCGTGTTCGCTCGTGGAGGGAGCTTCCTATGCGATGGGCTGACTTTGGGGCGCTGCATCGTAATGAGCTCTCTGGAACGCTGGGAGGGCTCACTCGTGTTCGAAGGTTCTGCCAAGATGATGCTCACATCTTCTGCACGCCTGAGCAG CTGCAAGAAGAGATTGTGGCATGTTTGGACTTTGTGAGGCGAGTGTATCAAGTGTTTGGGTTTTCCTTCCACTGCCTTCTGTCTACACGTCCTACGACATGCCTAGGGGAGCCTGAACAGTGGGATAATGCCGAGCAG caGTTGGAGAGGAGTCTGCAGCAGTTTGGTGAATGTTGGGAGTTTAACCCAGGAGACGGAGCCTTCTACGGACCAAAG ATTGACATCCAGATCAAAGATGCCATTGGCAGACAACACCAGTGTGCCACAATCCAGTTGGACTTCCAGCTGCCAATCAGATTTGACCTTCAGTATGTCGG TCGAGACGGACAGTTGAGCAGGCCTGTTATGATCCACAGAGCAGTGCTGGGATCACTGGAGAGAATGATCGCTATACTGGCTGAAAACTTTGGAGGGAAATG GCCACTGTGGTTGTCCCCAGCGCAGGTCATGGTAATTCCTGTGGGGGGCAACAGTGAGTCATACGGCAAACAG GTGGTCCGGCAGTTCCGTGAAGCTGGCTTCATGGCTGATTTGAATGACGATCAGGGAGCAACCTTAAATAAGAAGATTCGCTCTGCTCAGCTGGCCCAGTACAACTACATATTTG tGGTGGGGGATAAGGAGAGTGAGAGTGGAACAGTGAATGTGAGGAGCAGGGGAGGTAAACAGCTGGGGAGGAGGCCAACAGAGGAGGTGCTGACATCCCTCACACAGCTACGAGACACCAGGAGCAACCGAGATGAGTTTTGA